A section of the Streptomyces sp. SCL15-4 genome encodes:
- a CDS encoding Z1 domain-containing protein encodes MTSSPADALLLRVLDAALADMRTSRPKNLERALGYQAESISPEAEDLAREDIVRAALERSRPTDPLVEAWRRKLTDWDFLPDAPWSHSPERTQQRRDDVYGLLALSEQTRKLLDGLVPVSRVDAPVVISDEFVPWYAPQSMQGRSWYWPAYRSYLERKGWGPEAVAGLDVATDSVVERLADPTQPTAYQSKGLVVGYVQSGKTANFAGVIAKAVDAGYRLVIVLGGTLNMLRAQTQRRLDMELVGRENILRGASEYESDYANDPAWIQGRFTSFGDLPSTRGGFDIVRLTTRDDDYKSLLQGITALEFEKQEPALPLYDPRNLHRSSARLMVVKKHKTVLGKLVKDLKKIKTPLSEIPVLIIDDESDEASVNTSNLTKPDAERSAINLKISELLHLLPRAQYVGYTATPYANVFVDPSDAEDIFPKDFIVSLPRPEGYMGARDFHDLDSEIPEDERDFANSNELAHVRNITVHDESGDDDFCLQQAMDMFVLTAAMKLYREDKGGLGDRYFQHHTMLIHESVRTDVHRELLGRATEMWWNAGYMGEAGRLRLRELFEKDLAPVSAVRADGHAVPPSYEALAPYVGPAVARIGGDDRPIIVVNGDKDIETGEADFDKRSIWKILIGGQKLARGFTVEGLTVSYFRRRAGNASTLMQMGRWFGFRDGYRDLVRLFLGRAETVGTKEIDLYAGFEAICLDEENFRKELKQYAQMIDGKPQVTPDQVPPLVSQHLPWLKPTSPNKMYNARLVELRSPGQWQEPTAYPTRAADLRHNAHLWLPVLESLSTTAASFAYHFPPEPHRDAVTHRFDAFVGTLTPGEFLDLVRQVRWEAPSQFAPHLAYLSEINEADSSDIDDWLVLAPQHAKRGQRLLLGAGNRSYAWFGRERRRGPLFGALSEPKHRAVPLRIAGGLADSGDRSTEALVAPRRGVVVVYPVVEPKHRADIDEDGRLAPEKVTMAFSFVAPASARRTDGRVLRFTTIDSGKEGQAIIDAP; translated from the coding sequence ATGACCAGCAGCCCTGCCGATGCCCTCCTCCTGCGAGTGCTCGATGCCGCCCTCGCGGACATGCGTACCAGCCGCCCCAAAAATCTCGAGCGCGCACTCGGCTACCAGGCGGAGAGCATCTCTCCGGAAGCCGAGGACCTGGCACGTGAGGACATCGTGCGCGCGGCACTGGAAAGATCTCGTCCGACGGACCCGCTGGTCGAGGCGTGGCGCAGGAAACTGACCGACTGGGATTTCCTGCCGGACGCCCCGTGGTCCCACAGCCCGGAGCGGACCCAGCAGCGCCGAGACGATGTCTACGGTCTGCTCGCCTTGTCCGAGCAGACGCGCAAGCTGCTGGACGGCCTCGTCCCTGTGTCTCGGGTCGACGCTCCAGTGGTCATCAGCGACGAGTTCGTCCCGTGGTACGCGCCGCAGTCGATGCAGGGGCGTTCCTGGTATTGGCCGGCCTACCGTTCCTACCTGGAGAGGAAGGGATGGGGGCCCGAGGCCGTGGCCGGACTCGACGTCGCCACCGATTCGGTGGTCGAACGGCTGGCCGACCCGACGCAGCCTACCGCCTATCAGTCGAAGGGGCTGGTCGTCGGCTATGTCCAGTCCGGCAAGACCGCGAACTTCGCCGGGGTGATCGCCAAGGCGGTCGACGCCGGCTACCGCCTGGTCATCGTCCTCGGCGGCACCCTCAACATGCTCCGGGCACAGACTCAACGGCGTCTCGACATGGAGTTGGTCGGGCGCGAGAACATCCTGCGCGGAGCGAGCGAGTACGAATCCGACTACGCCAACGATCCGGCCTGGATCCAGGGCAGGTTCACCAGCTTCGGCGATCTGCCGTCGACTCGAGGCGGGTTCGATATCGTACGGCTCACCACACGGGACGACGACTACAAGAGCCTGTTGCAGGGAATCACGGCGCTGGAATTCGAGAAGCAGGAGCCGGCGCTGCCGCTCTACGATCCACGCAACCTGCACCGGTCGTCGGCGCGCCTCATGGTCGTCAAGAAGCACAAGACGGTCCTGGGTAAGCTCGTGAAGGATCTGAAGAAGATCAAAACGCCGCTCTCCGAGATTCCCGTCCTGATCATCGACGACGAGTCCGACGAGGCGTCGGTCAACACCTCCAACCTCACGAAGCCCGACGCGGAACGCAGCGCCATCAACCTGAAGATCTCGGAACTGCTGCATTTGCTGCCGCGTGCCCAGTATGTCGGATACACGGCCACCCCATATGCCAACGTGTTCGTAGACCCCAGCGACGCCGAGGACATCTTCCCCAAGGACTTCATCGTCTCCCTGCCGCGCCCCGAGGGATACATGGGCGCCCGTGACTTCCACGACCTCGACTCCGAGATCCCGGAGGACGAGCGCGACTTCGCCAACTCGAACGAACTCGCTCACGTGCGCAACATCACCGTGCACGACGAGAGCGGCGATGACGACTTCTGTCTGCAGCAGGCCATGGACATGTTTGTCCTCACGGCTGCCATGAAGCTGTATCGAGAGGACAAGGGAGGACTGGGAGATCGCTACTTCCAGCATCACACGATGCTGATCCACGAATCCGTACGCACCGATGTGCACCGCGAACTCCTGGGCAGGGCAACCGAGATGTGGTGGAACGCGGGGTATATGGGGGAGGCCGGTCGCCTGCGTTTGCGAGAACTCTTCGAGAAGGATCTCGCTCCCGTGTCGGCCGTACGCGCGGACGGTCATGCCGTCCCGCCCTCCTACGAGGCGCTGGCTCCGTATGTGGGACCGGCCGTCGCCCGGATCGGTGGCGACGACCGTCCGATCATCGTCGTCAACGGCGACAAGGACATCGAGACCGGTGAGGCGGACTTCGACAAGCGCTCCATCTGGAAGATTCTCATCGGCGGTCAGAAGCTCGCCCGTGGATTCACCGTCGAAGGACTCACCGTCTCCTACTTCCGTCGCCGTGCGGGCAATGCGTCCACCCTCATGCAGATGGGGCGTTGGTTCGGTTTCCGCGACGGCTACCGGGACCTGGTGCGCCTCTTCCTCGGCCGGGCGGAAACCGTGGGGACCAAGGAGATCGACCTCTACGCCGGCTTCGAGGCGATCTGTCTCGACGAGGAGAACTTCCGCAAGGAATTGAAGCAGTACGCGCAGATGATCGACGGCAAGCCACAGGTCACCCCCGACCAGGTGCCTCCGCTCGTTTCGCAGCATCTGCCCTGGCTCAAGCCGACCAGCCCGAACAAGATGTACAACGCCCGCCTGGTCGAGCTGCGGTCCCCCGGACAGTGGCAGGAGCCCACGGCCTACCCGACCCGGGCGGCCGATCTGCGGCACAACGCGCACCTTTGGCTCCCGGTCCTCGAGTCGTTGTCCACCACGGCCGCGTCGTTCGCCTATCACTTCCCGCCCGAGCCCCACCGCGACGCCGTCACCCACCGGTTCGACGCGTTCGTCGGGACGCTCACACCCGGAGAGTTCCTCGATCTGGTTCGCCAGGTGCGCTGGGAGGCTCCCTCGCAGTTCGCGCCCCATCTCGCGTATCTGTCCGAGATCAACGAGGCTGACTCGTCGGACATCGACGACTGGCTCGTGCTCGCACCGCAGCACGCGAAGCGCGGACAACGCCTGTTGCTCGGCGCCGGCAATCGCTCGTACGCCTGGTTCGGGCGCGAGCGTCGACGGGGTCCGCTCTTCGGCGCCCTGAGCGAGCCCAAGCACCGCGCGGTGCCGCTGCGCATCGCGGGCGGCCTCGCCGACTCGGGGGACCGGAGCACCGAGGCTTTGGTCGCTCCTCGTAGGGGCGTCGTCGTGGTGTATCCGGTGGTGGAGCCGAAGCACCGGGCCGACATCGACGAGGACGGTCGGCTCGCGCCCGAGAAGGTCACCATGGCCTTCTCCTTCGTAGCGCCCGCGTCGGCCCGACGCACCGACGGTCGCGTACTGCGCTTCACGACGATCGACTCGGGCAAGGAAGGACAGGCGATCATCGACGCCCCGTGA
- a CDS encoding DNA cytosine methyltransferase has protein sequence MIGGEVPPAAAHGDGASSTRLTSLEVCAGAGGLARGLEEAGFDPVLLLDNRPIACETLRTNRPHWDVREVDLADFDPVDEQQVYDVHLLSGGLPRVKSPAAANRTRGDDAELAVLMAAVDLVYGVQPRAVLLENVPDLARKVEYQPIREFVGEELDHLGYRFRWHVLDAKDYGVPQHREVGFLVAFKDDLIDRFEWPTPHPGPIPTVGETLRDSMGARGWPDADKWADHAGVPAPTIVGGSWDRGGADLGPTGAKRKWALMGVDGATVADEVPDADFVWNPAVGRNGLVPLTVEQAALLQGFPPEWRIAGRKTVRYRQVGNATPPPLARAVGEAIASALRSEAGS, from the coding sequence GTGATCGGGGGAGAGGTGCCGCCCGCCGCGGCGCACGGTGACGGAGCTTCGTCGACTCGTCTCACCTCGCTGGAGGTCTGTGCCGGGGCCGGTGGGCTCGCGCGCGGCCTGGAAGAGGCGGGGTTCGACCCGGTGCTGCTGCTCGACAATCGGCCGATCGCCTGCGAGACGCTGCGTACCAATCGGCCCCACTGGGACGTCCGGGAGGTCGATCTCGCCGACTTCGACCCCGTGGACGAGCAGCAGGTATACGACGTCCACCTGCTCTCCGGGGGCCTGCCCCGGGTGAAGTCGCCCGCGGCGGCGAATCGCACCAGAGGAGACGACGCGGAACTCGCGGTACTCATGGCCGCCGTCGACCTGGTCTACGGCGTGCAACCGCGGGCGGTTCTGCTCGAGAATGTGCCCGATCTGGCAAGAAAGGTCGAATACCAGCCGATTAGGGAGTTCGTCGGCGAGGAACTGGATCACCTTGGCTACCGCTTTCGGTGGCACGTGCTCGACGCCAAGGACTACGGGGTGCCACAACACCGCGAGGTCGGCTTCCTCGTCGCCTTCAAGGACGACCTGATCGACCGATTCGAGTGGCCCACGCCACATCCGGGACCGATCCCTACGGTGGGGGAGACGCTGCGCGACTCCATGGGAGCCCGCGGATGGCCCGATGCCGACAAGTGGGCCGACCATGCCGGTGTGCCGGCGCCCACCATCGTCGGCGGCTCTTGGGATCGTGGCGGAGCGGATCTCGGGCCGACCGGCGCCAAGCGCAAGTGGGCGCTGATGGGGGTTGACGGGGCGACCGTCGCCGACGAGGTGCCGGATGCCGATTTTGTCTGGAATCCGGCAGTCGGTCGCAACGGACTCGTCCCGCTCACCGTCGAGCAAGCGGCTCTGCTGCAGGGCTTTCCGCCGGAGTGGCGCATCGCCGGACGGAAGACCGTGCGCTACAGGCAAGTGGGCAATGCCACACCCCCTCCGCTCGCGCGGGCGGTGGGCGAGGCCATCGCCTCTGCTCTGCGCTCCGAAGCCGGGTCCTGA
- a CDS encoding DNA cytosine methyltransferase, translating to MTSAPPEEARGRPFQIVDLFAGPGGLDLAADVLGIPSIGIEWDDDAVATRLAAGLPTVHGDVRLFGPDHRDFKACNVLAGGPPCQTFSIAGSGSGRKALEDVTKFIHRMHDWYEREKAGRKGETWEDIQRELEKLDDERTGLVLQPLRWVFEAMLRPRHGGTEPRPFDVIVLEQVPAVIAVWHEYEKVLKAVGYHTTAKVFHTEQYGVPQTRRRAVLVARRTEFPKHFVPPTHQQYRKGVVPTETLFGPRESWVSMERALEEVYARGIVEKEAQRTEPFCVVSNYGSGGDPKARGRRESDEPSATITGKWKRNRIVSRGEPERELSRLSNEEAGVFQSFPYRYPWRGNDQAQQIGNAVPPRFGVHVLSAALDLGIPGDDVWEQLLRWPAESWEQATPDDVEVEAQA from the coding sequence ATGACCAGCGCACCGCCCGAAGAGGCCCGAGGAAGGCCGTTCCAGATCGTCGATCTCTTCGCGGGGCCCGGTGGGCTGGATCTTGCGGCCGACGTCCTGGGTATTCCGTCGATCGGCATCGAATGGGACGACGACGCCGTGGCCACCCGTCTGGCCGCCGGACTGCCGACGGTCCACGGAGACGTCCGGCTTTTCGGGCCCGATCACCGGGACTTCAAGGCATGCAACGTGTTGGCGGGGGGCCCCCCGTGCCAGACGTTCTCCATCGCCGGAAGCGGCTCGGGTCGCAAAGCGCTCGAAGACGTCACGAAGTTCATCCACCGCATGCACGACTGGTACGAGCGTGAGAAGGCGGGCCGCAAAGGGGAGACCTGGGAGGACATCCAGCGAGAGCTGGAAAAACTCGACGACGAACGCACCGGGTTGGTCCTCCAGCCGCTTCGATGGGTCTTCGAGGCGATGCTTCGTCCGCGTCACGGTGGGACGGAACCCCGGCCCTTCGACGTGATCGTGCTGGAACAGGTTCCCGCGGTCATCGCGGTGTGGCACGAGTACGAGAAGGTGCTGAAAGCCGTGGGGTACCACACCACGGCGAAGGTCTTTCATACCGAACAGTACGGGGTGCCGCAGACGCGTCGTCGTGCCGTGCTCGTCGCTCGGCGTACCGAGTTCCCCAAGCACTTCGTGCCGCCGACGCACCAGCAGTACCGCAAGGGTGTCGTGCCCACCGAGACGCTCTTCGGGCCGCGCGAGTCCTGGGTTTCGATGGAGAGGGCCCTTGAGGAGGTCTACGCGCGCGGCATTGTGGAGAAGGAGGCGCAACGCACCGAGCCGTTCTGTGTCGTCTCCAATTACGGCAGTGGTGGCGATCCCAAGGCACGAGGTCGGCGCGAATCCGACGAACCATCCGCAACGATCACCGGCAAGTGGAAGCGGAACCGGATCGTGAGCCGCGGCGAGCCGGAAAGAGAGCTGAGCCGCCTGAGCAACGAGGAAGCCGGCGTGTTCCAGAGCTTCCCCTATCGGTATCCGTGGCGGGGCAACGACCAGGCTCAGCAGATCGGCAACGCGGTGCCGCCGCGATTCGGGGTGCACGTGTTGAGCGCGGCCCTCGATCTGGGCATTCCGGGCGACGACGTATGGGAACAGCTGCTGCGATGGCCCGCGGAATCGTGGGAACAGGCCACGCCTGACGATGTCGAAGTCGAAGCCCAGGCTTAG
- a CDS encoding DUF6339 family protein translates to MPRRGSFDIPQVLGLLPDAAVAKYLSRGIQSGQENPPQVALRKASTSLSDTEARWRTAPIRELVEQAMTRFAEDRRASDGWLAPRLHATLRMTRAEAGDGRLWNHFAMLVAPDYVVWRWRGNAEIAQSSRFCGPHYTQCFSRLWWAAELFRNGPDYRPVETAFALQDILNTTLRLDIIDHRPTAQALLRVFERLLSSGTPRPADHVNALSSAVNAAGSTLVYDVLAPDGPRFVDELQDWIAESEEAPPARWDRLPEGPHDGRVPPDSVDALVPLFDKLLSEAPLRRRGRAPEEAAEHTTVPAQRRGVSLEKELPPWMT, encoded by the coding sequence ATGCCGCGCCGTGGGTCGTTCGACATCCCCCAGGTACTCGGCTTGTTGCCCGACGCGGCCGTGGCCAAGTACCTGAGCCGAGGCATACAGTCGGGTCAGGAGAACCCGCCTCAGGTGGCCCTGCGCAAGGCGAGCACGTCCCTTTCGGACACCGAGGCCCGATGGCGCACCGCGCCGATCCGGGAACTCGTCGAGCAGGCGATGACGCGCTTCGCGGAGGACCGCCGCGCATCGGACGGCTGGCTCGCGCCCCGGCTTCACGCCACCCTTCGCATGACACGGGCGGAGGCAGGCGATGGCAGGCTGTGGAACCATTTCGCCATGCTCGTGGCGCCCGATTATGTGGTGTGGCGCTGGCGTGGCAATGCCGAGATCGCCCAGAGTTCGCGCTTCTGCGGGCCCCACTACACCCAGTGCTTCTCTCGCCTGTGGTGGGCTGCCGAACTGTTCCGGAACGGCCCCGACTACCGACCCGTGGAGACCGCCTTCGCTCTCCAGGACATCCTCAACACGACGCTCCGCTTGGACATCATCGACCACCGGCCGACCGCGCAGGCTCTGTTGCGCGTCTTCGAGAGGCTGCTCTCCAGTGGTACTCCACGCCCCGCCGACCATGTGAACGCGCTCTCCTCCGCGGTGAACGCCGCCGGCAGCACACTCGTCTATGACGTCCTTGCTCCGGACGGCCCGCGGTTCGTGGACGAACTCCAGGACTGGATCGCCGAATCCGAGGAAGCGCCTCCCGCGCGCTGGGACCGGCTGCCGGAAGGTCCGCACGACGGTCGGGTGCCCCCGGACTCCGTCGACGCGCTCGTCCCGCTGTTCGACAAGCTTCTGTCCGAGGCCCCCCTGCGCCGTCGTGGCCGCGCCCCGGAGGAGGCAGCCGAGCACACCACCGTGCCGGCGCAACGCCGGGGTGTCAGCCTCGAAAAGGAACTCCCGCCGTGGATGACCTGA
- a CDS encoding helix-turn-helix transcriptional regulator, with protein MPHSAPSAVEGEAFGTWLRRQLLRAGMSQADLAAKLGKTRAAVSAWITGRAEPRDETKARIAEILGTDLASLVTRTTDVPIDRPIRWHHRLAHTDGGREYGNAAAFAFDADLSVLAREATQNSLDERCDSRSPVRVHYTLHELDGAHLDAFLSALHWKDLLPHYEEAARGNQKVSRSLRSALTDLSQERRLRLLRIDDYNASGLTGPEYSDGRFAAVVRRQLDSHKITAGRAGGSYGLGKATLWATSRLGLVLINSTLSEPHEGRTEGRVVGRLDLPWHEVDGEAFAGPAWFGEPDTEPEHRGVSRSWWADDETLRRLHLRRSGTEPGTSFLIVGAYDASGAAETLQEMHDKLVRSLADDFWAAMIGGRSAEPLLDARVTTLRNGEVYLPEQQVDPHEHHPALSRALRAYLDGDTVDKLTAADQVVRADVPLVVTPLKDHGRPRDRGCEHLAVLLLTPADDHDTRINQVICMRGNRMTITEQRPRDLPLGAPPFQAVLLAGYATGRDGEDVALAEAFLRASEPPEHDRWDRTEELTTTYQRGALARLKEFRSAIDHTVRSLLGKREITRSGGPAVLRELLKLDTGAGVGGRRAQSFPTVRNIEARLDDRGAWHVTVHLKLPDADDPWVLAPVAKFDVRSGGRPSVEWELLVGSETCRAENGTIVIEPGVRTAVFSGVTDPASHPVRGGYARLVVDVPKARGGEA; from the coding sequence ATGCCGCATTCGGCACCATCCGCCGTGGAAGGCGAGGCCTTCGGAACCTGGCTCCGACGCCAGTTGCTTCGGGCCGGTATGTCGCAGGCGGACCTCGCGGCCAAGCTCGGCAAGACGCGCGCGGCCGTCTCGGCGTGGATCACCGGCCGTGCCGAGCCCCGCGACGAGACCAAGGCGCGCATCGCCGAGATCCTGGGCACCGACCTGGCGTCCCTGGTGACGCGAACGACGGACGTACCCATCGATCGACCGATTCGCTGGCACCATCGCCTCGCACACACCGACGGCGGCCGAGAGTACGGAAACGCGGCCGCGTTCGCCTTCGACGCAGACCTGTCCGTGCTCGCGCGCGAGGCGACGCAGAACTCGCTCGACGAGCGCTGTGATTCCCGCTCACCGGTTCGCGTCCACTACACGCTCCACGAGTTGGACGGGGCGCACCTCGACGCCTTCCTCTCCGCACTGCACTGGAAAGATCTGCTGCCGCACTACGAGGAGGCCGCGCGCGGCAACCAGAAGGTCTCGCGCAGTCTTCGTTCCGCCCTGACCGATCTCTCGCAGGAGCGTCGACTACGGCTTCTGCGCATCGACGACTACAACGCCTCGGGACTTACCGGGCCCGAGTACAGCGACGGCCGCTTCGCCGCGGTCGTACGCCGTCAGCTCGACAGTCACAAGATCACGGCCGGTCGGGCCGGCGGCTCCTACGGTCTGGGCAAGGCGACTCTCTGGGCGACCAGCCGCTTGGGCCTCGTATTGATCAACTCGACGTTGTCCGAGCCCCATGAGGGACGCACCGAGGGCCGGGTGGTCGGACGCCTGGATCTCCCTTGGCACGAGGTCGACGGCGAGGCCTTCGCCGGTCCCGCATGGTTCGGCGAGCCGGACACCGAACCCGAGCATCGCGGAGTGTCGCGCTCGTGGTGGGCCGACGACGAAACCCTGCGCCGCCTGCATCTGCGGCGATCCGGTACCGAACCCGGTACGTCCTTCCTCATCGTGGGCGCCTACGACGCCTCGGGGGCCGCCGAAACCCTCCAGGAGATGCACGACAAGCTCGTCCGGTCGCTCGCCGACGATTTCTGGGCCGCGATGATAGGCGGTCGGTCCGCCGAGCCGCTTCTCGACGCCCGGGTCACCACCCTGCGCAACGGGGAGGTCTATCTGCCCGAGCAGCAGGTCGACCCTCACGAGCATCATCCGGCGTTGAGTCGTGCCCTACGGGCGTACCTGGACGGGGATACCGTCGACAAACTGACGGCTGCCGACCAAGTGGTGCGCGCCGACGTCCCGTTGGTCGTGACCCCCCTGAAGGATCACGGTCGACCGCGCGACAGGGGCTGTGAACACCTCGCCGTGCTGCTCCTCACGCCGGCCGACGATCACGACACGCGCATCAACCAGGTGATCTGCATGCGCGGAAATCGGATGACCATCACCGAGCAACGCCCTCGGGACCTCCCCTTGGGGGCGCCGCCGTTCCAGGCCGTCCTGCTCGCCGGCTACGCGACCGGACGAGACGGGGAGGACGTGGCCCTGGCCGAAGCCTTCCTGAGGGCGTCCGAACCACCCGAACACGACCGATGGGACCGGACCGAGGAACTGACCACGACGTACCAAAGGGGCGCCCTCGCCAGGCTCAAGGAGTTCCGATCGGCGATCGACCACACGGTCCGCTCGCTCCTGGGCAAGCGCGAAATCACGCGCAGCGGTGGGCCTGCGGTACTGCGTGAGCTTTTGAAACTGGACACCGGGGCGGGCGTGGGCGGCCGACGGGCCCAGTCGTTCCCGACGGTGCGCAACATCGAGGCAAGGCTCGACGACCGGGGCGCTTGGCACGTCACTGTCCATCTGAAGCTGCCCGACGCGGACGACCCGTGGGTCCTCGCTCCGGTGGCCAAGTTCGACGTGCGTTCGGGCGGTCGCCCCTCCGTGGAATGGGAACTGCTCGTCGGCTCCGAAACGTGCCGCGCGGAGAACGGGACGATCGTTATCGAGCCCGGTGTCCGCACGGCGGTGTTCAGCGGCGTCACCGATCCGGCCAGTCATCCGGTCAGAGGCGGCTACGCCCGTCTGGTGGTCGACGTACCCAAGGCCCGCGGAGGTGAGGCATGA
- a CDS encoding very short patch repair endonuclease — MTADSTASLPAGTKERPTVDTTPETRARMSRQKSRNTEVEMALRRALHAAGLRYRVHRKPLKGVRREADVIFGPAKVAVFVDGCFWHGCPQHATWPKTNADFWRTKIEGNRRRDMDTDERLASAGWLAVRVWEHEDPAEAAARVVAFVRARRTRTDRT; from the coding sequence GTGACCGCCGACTCGACAGCGTCGCTCCCGGCAGGAACGAAAGAACGACCAACCGTGGACACCACCCCTGAAACCCGCGCCCGGATGAGCCGGCAGAAGAGCCGGAACACGGAAGTCGAGATGGCCCTGCGGCGTGCTCTGCATGCGGCGGGGCTGAGATACCGGGTCCACCGCAAGCCGCTGAAGGGCGTGCGCCGCGAAGCCGATGTCATCTTCGGCCCGGCGAAGGTCGCCGTGTTCGTCGACGGCTGCTTCTGGCACGGCTGTCCACAGCACGCGACCTGGCCCAAGACCAACGCCGACTTCTGGCGCACCAAGATCGAGGGCAATCGCCGACGGGACATGGACACCGACGAGCGGCTGGCATCGGCCGGTTGGCTGGCCGTCCGGGTCTGGGAGCACGAGGACCCGGCCGAGGCCGCGGCACGCGTGGTCGCCTTCGTCCGGGCTCGTCGAACGAGAACCGACCGCACCTGA